In Pseudomonadota bacterium, one DNA window encodes the following:
- a CDS encoding substrate-binding domain-containing protein, with amino-acid sequence MNRTVLKFFVFILGLLLTSISTVSAQEVQFWGSTTCQKRFLEPGAEALEKATGIKTKVFGVGTGKGMLALFEGKTNVAISSNTLEESVQSAQKVLKKDGKPPIEVPKNLQFHEITMDLIVPIANAENPVSSLSWAQLADLNTGKVTNWKDVGGPDLPVQVITSHAGSSTKAVFQSMVMKKADYAANAILVQSTRLEINEVSKNKGGIGAVSSGFFNLNPGNAKIIKTDTIQRPLGLITIGDPAPEVQKVIDFYRSPEGQKQILD; translated from the coding sequence ATGAACAGAACCGTCCTGAAATTTTTCGTTTTCATCCTTGGTCTTCTGCTGACCTCCATTAGCACCGTTTCGGCCCAGGAAGTCCAGTTCTGGGGATCGACCACCTGCCAGAAACGTTTTCTCGAACCTGGCGCCGAGGCCCTGGAAAAAGCCACCGGCATCAAGACCAAGGTCTTCGGCGTCGGGACCGGCAAGGGAATGCTGGCCCTGTTCGAAGGGAAAACCAACGTTGCGATTTCCTCCAACACCCTTGAGGAAAGTGTCCAATCCGCCCAGAAAGTACTGAAAAAAGATGGCAAGCCCCCCATTGAAGTGCCGAAAAACCTCCAATTCCATGAAATTACCATGGACCTGATCGTCCCCATTGCCAACGCGGAAAATCCGGTATCAAGTCTGAGCTGGGCGCAGCTCGCCGATCTGAATACCGGCAAGGTCACCAACTGGAAAGATGTGGGCGGGCCGGACCTGCCGGTCCAGGTAATCACCAGCCACGCGGGCAGTTCCACCAAGGCCGTGTTCCAGTCGATGGTCATGAAAAAGGCCGATTATGCCGCCAATGCCATCCTGGTGCAAAGCACCCGGCTGGAAATCAACGAGGTTTCCAAAAACAAAGGCGGCATCGGCGCGGTCAGCTCCGGTTTTTTCAATCTGAACCCGGGGAATGCCAAGATCATCAAAACAGACACCATTCAAAGACCCCTTGGCCTGATCACCATCGGTGACCCGGCTCCTGAGGTCCAGAAGGTCATTGATTTCTACCGCTCACCTGAAGGACAGAAACAGATCCTTGACTAG
- a CDS encoding cation:proton antiporter, which produces MLIDKVFILSAVVFTGVLCQWFAWRVKLPAILFLLIAGIIAGPLTGVLDSDALFGDLLFPFISLSVAVILFEGSLTLSFHQIAGLGRVVRNMISFGVLVTMLITAAATRIVFDFPWGLALLFGAITSVTGPTVIVPMLRTVRPTAAVANILRWEGIVIDPIGATLAVLVFEFILAGSRGDALGHTLLAFGRLIGVGLLIGALSGYLYGIILRRHWLPEFLHNVATLGLVVMVFAVSNSIQHESGLLTVTVMGIWLANMKDVSLEEILDFKESLSVLLISVLFIVLAARLDFQRFIHLGWQVVFIFLSIQFLSRPLSVMVSALGSKLRWPERHLLAWIAPRGIVSAAISALFAIKLEAAGFTEAELLVPLTFSVIIGTVVLQSGTAGFIARKLGVAEPEPRGFLVIGANLVARTIGKGLQEAGFRVLLVDSNWEMISKARMEGLETYYGEPVSEHADRNLDLVGIGTLLALSPRGALNSLSCMHYRMELGSDSVFAIQTAADMEMIEERKAVSRIHWRVLFGPEITFTSLAKLLTQDGWEVRSTTLSEAFDFAAYQNRYGGQAIPMFGVTPRGRIVVFTAENVLNPQPGWTLISLAAPDTSPAVG; this is translated from the coding sequence ATGTTGATCGATAAGGTTTTCATCCTTTCTGCGGTGGTGTTTACCGGGGTGCTCTGCCAGTGGTTCGCCTGGCGGGTCAAACTGCCGGCCATTCTCTTTCTGCTGATCGCCGGGATTATTGCCGGCCCGCTTACCGGGGTGCTGGATTCCGACGCCCTGTTCGGCGACCTGCTCTTTCCCTTCATCTCGCTTTCCGTTGCGGTGATCCTCTTCGAAGGCAGCCTCACTTTAAGTTTTCACCAGATTGCCGGTCTGGGCCGGGTGGTCCGGAACATGATCTCATTCGGGGTACTGGTCACCATGCTGATCACCGCCGCTGCCACCCGCATCGTCTTTGATTTCCCATGGGGGCTGGCGCTGCTCTTCGGCGCCATCACCTCGGTGACCGGGCCGACCGTGATCGTGCCGATGCTGCGCACGGTGCGGCCCACCGCGGCAGTGGCAAACATTCTGCGCTGGGAGGGGATTGTCATTGATCCCATCGGCGCGACCCTTGCCGTGCTGGTTTTCGAGTTCATCCTGGCAGGCAGCAGGGGCGACGCTCTGGGGCATACCCTTCTTGCCTTCGGCAGGCTTATCGGAGTCGGCCTGCTCATCGGGGCATTGTCCGGGTATCTTTACGGCATCATTCTCAGGCGTCACTGGCTGCCGGAGTTTCTGCACAACGTGGCCACCCTGGGACTGGTCGTCATGGTTTTTGCCGTTTCAAACAGCATTCAGCATGAGTCGGGGCTTCTGACCGTCACGGTGATGGGCATCTGGCTCGCCAACATGAAGGATGTTTCGCTGGAGGAGATTCTCGATTTCAAGGAGAGCTTGAGCGTTCTGCTTATTTCCGTCCTTTTTATCGTGCTGGCGGCGCGGCTTGATTTTCAGCGATTCATCCACCTGGGCTGGCAGGTGGTCTTTATCTTTCTTTCTATCCAGTTTCTCTCCAGGCCGCTCAGCGTGATGGTCTCCGCCCTTGGCTCGAAGTTGCGCTGGCCGGAACGGCACCTTCTTGCCTGGATTGCTCCGCGCGGGATTGTATCCGCCGCCATTTCAGCGCTCTTCGCGATCAAGCTTGAGGCGGCAGGATTCACTGAGGCTGAGCTCCTGGTGCCGCTCACCTTTTCGGTGATTATCGGCACGGTGGTCCTGCAGAGCGGCACCGCAGGATTCATTGCGAGGAAACTTGGTGTGGCGGAGCCGGAGCCCAGGGGTTTTCTGGTCATCGGTGCCAATCTGGTGGCGAGGACCATCGGCAAGGGTCTGCAGGAGGCCGGGTTCCGGGTGCTGCTGGTCGACAGCAACTGGGAGATGATCAGCAAGGCCAGAATGGAGGGGTTGGAAACCTATTACGGGGAACCGGTTTCCGAACACGCGGACCGCAATCTCGATCTGGTCGGGATTGGGACGCTGCTTGCCCTCTCGCCTCGCGGCGCGCTCAACAGCTTGTCCTGCATGCATTATCGGATGGAGTTGGGTTCGGATTCCGTTTTTGCGATCCAGACCGCGGCGGACATGGAGATGATCGAGGAACGCAAGGCGGTTTCCCGCATCCACTGGCGGGTTTTGTTCGGGCCGGAGATCACCTTTACCAGTCTGGCCAAGCTCCTGACCCAGGATGGCTGGGAGGTGAGGAGTACCACCCTCAGTGAAGCCTTTGATTTTGCCGCTTATCAGAATCGCTACGGGGGGCAGGCGATCCCGATGTTCGGGGTCACTCCCAGGGGCAGAATAGTGGTCTTCACCGCCGAGAATGTGCTGAACCCCCAACCGGGTTGGACGCTTATCAGCCTGGCGGCGCCGGATACCTCTCCCGCCGTTGGCTGA
- the rnhA gene encoding ribonuclease HI, with protein MAGKKNFYAIAVGAKPGIYDNWPDAHAQVRGFPGAKFKGFPTRGEAESWLKNPGATRISAQTKSTKKTTEAAADTSPRPGEVSIYTDGGSRFNPGPGGYGAVLIYNGKTRELGGGYRHTTNNRMELMACIVALRELEVRDQPITLYSDSQYVVNGINKGWARGWRKRGWVKSDGQPAINPDLWGELLDLVEKLNITFRWVRGHAGHPQNERCDEMAVAWTGKENLPVDKGYKG; from the coding sequence ATGGCAGGAAAGAAAAATTTTTACGCAATCGCGGTCGGTGCCAAACCCGGCATCTATGACAACTGGCCGGACGCCCATGCCCAGGTGCGGGGATTCCCCGGCGCGAAATTCAAAGGTTTTCCCACCAGAGGAGAGGCGGAGTCCTGGCTCAAGAACCCCGGCGCCACCAGGATTTCCGCTCAAACAAAAAGCACGAAAAAAACCACCGAAGCTGCTGCCGACACCTCGCCCAGGCCGGGAGAAGTGTCAATCTATACCGATGGCGGGTCCCGCTTCAACCCGGGCCCCGGCGGATATGGAGCCGTGCTGATCTACAACGGGAAAACAAGAGAACTGGGCGGCGGATATCGGCACACCACCAATAACCGGATGGAGCTGATGGCCTGCATTGTCGCCCTGCGGGAACTGGAAGTCCGGGACCAACCGATCACCCTCTATTCCGATTCCCAATATGTGGTGAACGGCATCAACAAGGGCTGGGCCAGAGGGTGGCGGAAAAGAGGGTGGGTGAAATCCGACGGCCAGCCGGCGATAAACCCCGATCTCTGGGGCGAACTTCTCGATCTTGTCGAAAAACTGAACATCACCTTCAGGTGGGTGCGAGGCCATGCCGGCCACCCGCAGAACGAACGCTGCGATGAGATGGCGGTTGCCTGGACGGGAAAAGAAAATTTACCGGTAGATAAGGGCTACAAAGGATAG
- a CDS encoding ABC transporter permease, translating into MNGLSFHTIWMRNFRVWRKFVLSSLIGNLGQPLLFLLAMGYGLGRNIELIDGLSYLQFIAPGLVASSVMYSAAFETTYGAYTRLSVQKTYEAILTTPLGVTDLVLGEIFWAASKGVFAGVIMLATLPLFGVWPSGWTIALLPVLFLSGVFFAAFGLIMTALATNYDFFNYFISLVITPLFLFSGIFFSLKTMAPKARLIFEFLPLTPIVNLARMFCYGQIQGPWLLEIAGSLLLTFFTVWLAVVMLHRRLIQ; encoded by the coding sequence ATGAACGGATTGAGTTTCCATACCATCTGGATGCGTAACTTCCGGGTCTGGCGCAAGTTCGTCCTGTCTTCCCTGATCGGCAATCTGGGTCAGCCCCTGCTCTTTCTGCTGGCCATGGGCTATGGCCTGGGCCGCAACATTGAACTCATTGACGGCTTGAGTTACCTGCAATTCATCGCTCCGGGTCTCGTTGCCTCCTCGGTCATGTACAGCGCGGCCTTTGAAACAACTTACGGCGCCTACACCAGGCTCTCCGTCCAGAAAACCTACGAAGCGATCCTGACCACCCCGCTCGGGGTGACGGATCTCGTCCTCGGGGAAATTTTCTGGGCGGCCAGCAAAGGGGTCTTTGCCGGCGTCATCATGCTCGCCACCCTCCCCCTGTTCGGGGTCTGGCCCTCGGGCTGGACTATTGCCCTCTTGCCGGTTCTTTTTCTCTCCGGGGTTTTTTTCGCCGCCTTCGGCCTGATCATGACCGCTTTAGCCACCAACTATGACTTTTTCAATTATTTTATTTCGCTCGTGATCACCCCGCTTTTTCTTTTCTCCGGCATCTTCTTTTCATTGAAAACCATGGCGCCGAAGGCCAGGCTCATCTTCGAGTTTCTCCCCCTCACCCCGATCGTCAACCTGGCCCGGATGTTCTGCTACGGGCAAATCCAGGGGCCGTGGCTCCTCGAAATCGCGGGCTCGCTGCTGTTGACCTTTTTCACGGTCTGGCTGGCCGTTGTCATGCTGCACCGCCGGTTGATCCAGTAA
- a CDS encoding ATP-binding cassette domain-containing protein: MTEPISQIPAAPTQPKTTAGPVVSVGSLCKNFSGRTAVDNISFAIQPGECLGFLGPNGAGKTTTINILLGLVRKTSGKISLLGREIPEFHRQVKRLIGVVPQADSLDPDLTVAENLLTYAGYFNIPRKIALKKADELLHFFALHNRRDEIIDHLSGGQRRRLLLARALINDPQLLILDEPTIGLDPQARHLMWERLEILREQGTTMLLTSHYLDEVSRLSNRVLIMDKGRIVAQGEPQQLIMDLVGLEVFEVEGSIAELDELAASFSDCDATIERAYGNLYIYTREKCDHLEKLLARTSRWVRRPANLEDLFIQLTGRSLRES; this comes from the coding sequence ATGACTGAGCCCATTTCTCAAATACCGGCAGCACCCACGCAGCCCAAAACGACAGCCGGACCGGTGGTTTCGGTCGGCAGTCTTTGTAAAAATTTTTCCGGCCGCACCGCCGTCGACAACATTTCCTTTGCCATTCAGCCGGGGGAATGCCTGGGTTTTCTGGGGCCGAACGGCGCGGGAAAAACCACCACCATCAACATTCTGCTGGGCCTCGTCCGCAAGACTTCCGGCAAAATCTCTCTTCTTGGCCGCGAGATTCCCGAATTCCACCGTCAGGTCAAACGCTTGATCGGTGTTGTTCCCCAGGCAGACAGTCTGGATCCGGATCTCACCGTGGCCGAAAACCTGCTCACCTACGCCGGCTACTTCAATATCCCGCGAAAAATCGCGTTGAAAAAAGCAGATGAACTGCTTCATTTTTTTGCCCTGCACAACCGACGGGACGAGATTATCGACCACCTCTCCGGAGGCCAGCGCCGAAGGCTCCTCCTGGCCCGTGCCCTGATCAACGACCCGCAGCTTTTGATCCTCGACGAACCGACCATCGGCCTCGACCCACAGGCCCGGCACCTGATGTGGGAGCGACTGGAAATCCTGCGGGAACAGGGGACGACCATGCTCCTGACCAGTCACTACCTGGATGAAGTATCACGGCTCAGCAACCGGGTGCTGATCATGGACAAGGGAAGGATCGTCGCCCAGGGGGAACCGCAGCAGCTGATCATGGACCTGGTTGGATTGGAGGTTTTCGAGGTTGAAGGATCAATCGCCGAGCTCGACGAACTTGCGGCATCCTTTTCCGACTGCGATGCGACCATTGAACGCGCCTACGGCAACCTCTACATCTACACCAGAGAGAAATGCGACCATCTGGAAAAACTGCTGGCCCGGACCAGTCGATGGGTAAGACGTCCGGCCAACCTTGAGGATCTTTTTATTCAACTCACCGGCAGGTCGTTGAGGGAGTCATGA
- the truA gene encoding tRNA pseudouridine(38-40) synthase TruA has translation MKKSSPAAGLHRYRLTLEYDGTGFSGWQKQTDARTIQGALLVAAAEIFADDKVDLQGNGRTDAGVHALNYTAHLETRGARLPPETIVNRFNDLLPAGIGVREAVPCDIRFHARHNCIGRSYLYQIARCKTVFHKKYVWWIKEKLDSRAMAETARIFAGMHNFASFAEKMELKKSTMVLLNGVYLYEDEEMLRLRVIGSHFLWKMVRRLAGVLVEVGRGNLSKSEVEAFLAGPSDAPSRLTAPAGGLFFEQAFYDQAEFADFLAWAEEEAL, from the coding sequence ATGAAGAAATCCTCTCCCGCAGCGGGCTTACATCGTTACCGGCTGACCCTTGAATATGACGGCACCGGCTTCAGCGGCTGGCAGAAACAGACCGATGCCCGGACCATCCAGGGTGCGCTGCTGGTTGCGGCCGCCGAGATCTTTGCCGATGACAAGGTCGATCTCCAGGGGAACGGCCGCACTGATGCCGGGGTTCATGCCCTCAATTACACGGCCCACCTGGAAACCAGGGGCGCAAGGCTGCCGCCGGAAACCATCGTCAACCGTTTCAACGACCTGCTGCCGGCCGGGATCGGTGTGCGGGAAGCCGTTCCCTGTGATATCCGCTTCCATGCCCGGCACAACTGCATCGGCCGGAGCTACCTGTACCAGATCGCCAGGTGCAAAACGGTTTTTCACAAGAAATATGTCTGGTGGATCAAGGAAAAACTTGATTCAAGAGCCATGGCCGAGACCGCCCGGATCTTTGCCGGAATGCACAACTTTGCCTCTTTTGCGGAAAAGATGGAGCTGAAAAAGTCGACCATGGTCCTTTTGAACGGGGTCTATCTTTATGAAGATGAGGAGATGCTCCGGTTGCGGGTGATCGGCTCGCACTTTCTCTGGAAAATGGTGCGGCGTCTGGCCGGGGTACTGGTGGAGGTGGGCAGGGGGAATCTTTCGAAAAGCGAGGTGGAAGCATTTCTCGCCGGGCCGTCGGATGCGCCCAGCCGATTAACTGCTCCCGCGGGTGGGCTCTTTTTCGAGCAGGCCTTCTATGACCAGGCGGAATTTGCCGATTTTCTCGCCTGGGCGGAGGAAGAGGCGTTATGA
- a CDS encoding triose-phosphate isomerase produces MKTTYLLANWKSHKTMAQTENWLNEFSRLYHPVPQLKVILAPPMVYLAPIMRMIRNQGGIHHLSLATQDLSPFPLGSYTGAIAAEMVQGMVDFAILGHSERRRYFHETNQDIANKVNQAVAADIQPIVCIDQPYARAQLAAMDEGDLNKLIIGYGPVEAIGIDRAHSVAEVRLGVREIQSLAPQAPILYGGSVNGENAADYLGIAGVSGLMVGTASLDVEEFVRICAIAGS; encoded by the coding sequence ATGAAAACAACTTACCTGCTGGCAAACTGGAAGTCCCATAAAACCATGGCCCAGACGGAGAACTGGCTAAATGAGTTCTCCAGGCTTTATCATCCCGTTCCGCAGCTCAAGGTGATCCTCGCCCCGCCAATGGTTTATCTGGCGCCGATCATGCGGATGATAAGAAACCAGGGAGGTATTCATCACCTCTCCCTGGCAACCCAGGACCTGTCGCCCTTCCCCCTCGGATCCTATACCGGGGCGATTGCCGCTGAAATGGTGCAGGGGATGGTCGACTTCGCCATTCTCGGCCATTCTGAGCGGAGGCGATACTTCCACGAAACAAACCAGGACATCGCCAATAAAGTGAATCAGGCCGTTGCCGCCGATATCCAACCGATCGTCTGCATTGATCAGCCCTATGCCCGAGCCCAACTGGCGGCCATGGATGAGGGTGATCTGAATAAATTGATCATCGGCTACGGTCCGGTTGAGGCCATCGGTATTGACAGAGCCCATTCCGTGGCAGAGGTCAGACTTGGAGTCAGGGAGATTCAGTCCCTGGCCCCGCAAGCCCCAATCCTTTATGGCGGCTCGGTCAATGGTGAGAATGCTGCGGACTATCTGGGGATTGCCGGGGTGTCCGGATTGATGGTGGGAACCGCGAGCCTCGATGTGGAGGAATTTGTCCGGATCTGTGCTATCGCCGGTTCATAA
- a CDS encoding TIGR03545 family protein, translating into MKTMIRWQGLGVFGGVAAFIFLFTFFFADGFIQGLVEMQGSKLVGARVNLGGADVSFFPAGLELADLQITNPDNPMRNSVEIDRITVSIDTMKLLQRKIIVNEMVVDGIRPDTARRKSGALPEYAARKKDSPPPRESKGFKMPSLQIPDAKEILAKEKLLTIDLANEYQDEIKADSARWKQQLAELPDKKKLALYRERLNKVKSSSGFAGILGGMGELSAIRKEIQADLDRLKSAQKDFATLSDSYRTRLAKIQEAPQQDIKRLSEKYSLSAKGLANLSPLLFGEQTGGMIEQALSWYTKAQPLLERAKEKKNGSETIKPARGKGVVVRFTEDEPLPDFLIRNISASVQIAAGSFTGSIKNVTPDQDILGAPLTFSFAGDSLQGIRAVSFAGTLDHIKPAQSHDTVQIKIKEYSLEKATLNSDQNLPATLTGGTLDLTVQAVLKEQEINVDIRAGLKSAKFSPSASDRESDAASRAIADALSGITDLSGRAKITGTIDNYKMELSSDLDKILEKAVANTLKSQTAKFEQKLKDGVMEKVKGPLSQAGGGFADLDGISQELSARLQQIGNLI; encoded by the coding sequence ATGAAAACGATGATCCGCTGGCAGGGTTTGGGCGTCTTTGGCGGTGTTGCCGCTTTCATCTTCCTGTTCACTTTCTTTTTTGCCGATGGCTTTATTCAGGGCCTCGTCGAAATGCAGGGAAGCAAACTGGTCGGAGCCAGGGTCAATCTCGGCGGGGCAGACGTCTCCTTTTTTCCTGCCGGACTCGAATTAGCCGATCTTCAGATCACCAATCCGGACAACCCGATGCGCAACAGTGTGGAAATCGACCGGATCACGGTATCGATTGACACGATGAAACTGCTGCAGAGAAAGATCATTGTCAATGAAATGGTTGTGGATGGAATCCGCCCGGACACGGCACGCCGGAAATCCGGCGCCCTGCCGGAATATGCTGCCCGGAAAAAAGATTCTCCCCCCCCCAGAGAATCGAAGGGCTTCAAAATGCCCAGCCTGCAGATCCCGGATGCCAAAGAGATTCTGGCCAAAGAAAAACTGCTGACCATCGACCTCGCCAATGAGTATCAGGACGAGATCAAGGCGGACAGCGCCAGATGGAAACAGCAGCTTGCCGAGCTCCCGGACAAAAAGAAACTCGCCCTGTACCGGGAACGTCTCAACAAAGTCAAATCAAGCTCCGGTTTCGCCGGGATCCTGGGCGGAATGGGCGAGCTTTCCGCCATTAGGAAAGAAATCCAGGCGGATCTTGACCGGCTGAAATCCGCGCAAAAGGACTTTGCAACCCTCTCCGATTCCTACCGGACACGCCTCGCGAAAATTCAGGAGGCTCCCCAGCAGGACATCAAAAGGCTGAGCGAAAAATACAGCCTCTCGGCAAAGGGGTTGGCAAACTTGAGTCCCCTCCTTTTTGGCGAGCAAACAGGCGGCATGATTGAGCAGGCTCTGTCCTGGTATACAAAGGCACAACCTCTTCTGGAAAGGGCAAAGGAGAAGAAAAACGGCAGCGAAACAATCAAACCGGCAAGAGGAAAAGGGGTTGTGGTGCGATTCACGGAGGATGAGCCCCTGCCCGATTTCCTGATCCGCAATATTTCCGCTTCCGTGCAGATTGCCGCAGGAAGCTTTACCGGGTCGATTAAAAACGTCACCCCCGACCAGGATATCCTCGGAGCTCCCCTCACCTTTTCCTTCGCCGGGGACTCTCTGCAGGGCATCCGTGCCGTAAGCTTTGCTGGTACTCTTGACCATATCAAACCGGCACAGTCCCACGACACGGTCCAGATAAAAATAAAAGAGTATTCCCTTGAGAAAGCAACGTTGAACAGCGATCAGAATCTCCCGGCAACCCTCACCGGCGGGACTCTCGATCTCACAGTGCAGGCGGTTCTTAAAGAACAGGAGATCAATGTGGATATCCGGGCCGGATTGAAATCGGCAAAATTCTCCCCCTCCGCCTCTGACCGGGAAAGCGATGCAGCCTCCCGGGCGATCGCCGACGCCTTGTCCGGTATCACCGATCTCAGCGGAAGAGCAAAGATCACCGGGACCATTGATAACTACAAAATGGAACTCAGTTCCGATCTGGACAAGATTCTCGAAAAGGCCGTTGCCAACACCTTAAAGAGCCAGACCGCCAAGTTCGAACAAAAACTCAAAGACGGGGTCATGGAAAAGGTGAAAGGACCATTGTCTCAGGCGGGCGGTGGTTTCGCGGATCTTGATGGCATTTCACAGGAATTGAGCGCAAGGCTGCAGCAGATCGGAAACCTGATATAA
- a CDS encoding TIGR03546 family protein, with translation MLKLIARFLKVLNSDAEPGQISLAFCFAMVAGLTPLASPHNILVLFLVCILRANLSTFLLGLLVFTGIAYLLDPLFNLIGIALLTMGPLNSLWTALYNTTLFRLENFNNSIVMGSLAFSVVLFAPMYFLSSLLVVRYRDHVLRWVERSRLMKFFMASKLYTLYKSITGMGGAA, from the coding sequence ATGCTTAAATTAATCGCCAGATTTTTAAAGGTCCTGAATTCAGACGCCGAGCCCGGCCAGATCAGCCTCGCCTTTTGTTTTGCGATGGTTGCCGGATTGACCCCGCTGGCAAGCCCCCACAACATTCTGGTCCTCTTCCTGGTCTGTATTCTCCGGGCAAACCTGTCAACGTTCCTGCTCGGGTTACTGGTTTTTACCGGCATTGCCTACCTGCTCGACCCTCTTTTCAACCTGATCGGAATTGCCCTGCTGACCATGGGCCCGCTCAACTCCCTGTGGACCGCACTCTACAACACAACCCTGTTCCGCCTGGAAAACTTCAACAACTCCATCGTTATGGGCAGTCTTGCCTTTTCGGTGGTCCTTTTTGCCCCGATGTATTTCCTGTCCAGCCTTCTTGTCGTCAGATACCGCGACCACGTCCTGCGCTGGGTTGAACGGAGCCGACTTATGAAGTTCTTCATGGCGAGCAAGCTTTACACTCTCTACAAATCGATCACCGGCATGGGAGGTGCGGCATGA
- a CDS encoding OmpA family protein: protein MTKNILLIITGVALLLSTPGCVMKSTFEEKDAEAKSLSGSLDTLQGEYNALVKERDDLVEAKNLLESALTGENKGLSEALAAEKDRTANLNMDLEELRSAMASQKDVYDTRIADLELTIEDLKGKLAKLGENYEGLKKSKEEAVQKMSATYGELIESMKGEIDKGQVTISELKGKLTVNMVDAVLFDSGKAEVKEEGLAVLQKVIDILMNVTDKAIRIEGHTDNVQIIGLLAQTYPTNWELSAARAINVARFLQKQGLDPASLSAVAYGEFKPVADNETPEGRAQNRRIEIILVAKE from the coding sequence ATGACCAAGAATATATTGCTGATAATTACGGGTGTTGCGCTGCTGCTGTCCACCCCTGGCTGCGTGATGAAATCAACATTTGAAGAGAAAGACGCTGAAGCAAAGTCTCTCAGCGGCAGCCTGGACACCCTGCAGGGAGAATACAACGCTCTCGTCAAAGAAAGAGATGATCTTGTCGAGGCAAAAAACCTTCTCGAAAGCGCTCTGACCGGGGAAAACAAAGGGCTCAGCGAAGCCCTTGCCGCTGAAAAAGACAGGACCGCGAACCTCAATATGGATTTGGAAGAACTCCGCTCCGCCATGGCCAGCCAGAAAGACGTTTACGACACCAGAATAGCCGACCTTGAACTGACCATCGAGGACCTGAAGGGAAAACTCGCCAAACTGGGGGAAAACTACGAAGGCCTCAAGAAGAGCAAGGAAGAGGCGGTCCAGAAGATGAGCGCCACTTACGGCGAACTGATCGAATCGATGAAGGGCGAGATTGACAAGGGCCAGGTCACCATTTCCGAGCTGAAGGGCAAACTCACCGTCAATATGGTTGACGCGGTTCTTTTTGATTCCGGGAAGGCCGAAGTCAAGGAAGAAGGGCTGGCGGTTCTCCAGAAGGTGATCGACATCCTGATGAACGTCACCGACAAGGCGATCCGGATCGAGGGGCACACCGACAACGTCCAGATCATCGGCCTGCTCGCCCAGACTTATCCCACCAACTGGGAACTTTCCGCCGCCCGGGCAATCAATGTCGCGCGCTTCCTGCAGAAACAGGGGCTCGACCCGGCCAGCCTCTCCGCGGTCGCCTACGGCGAATTCAAACCGGTGGCCGACAACGAAACCCCGGAGGGCCGGGCCCAGAACAGACGGATAGAAATCATCCTGGTGGCTAAAGAGTAG
- a CDS encoding helix-turn-helix domain-containing protein, giving the protein MSHFSPSETTREFVRQVGRNLRLARKRRRKTIEEVAGMVGVSAATIKRVEAGESAVKFGIYLAIAEVFQLTDTIRFAEPGSDAIGMTMEKQRMPQRIRKKKDSRLDF; this is encoded by the coding sequence ATGAGCCATTTCTCCCCGTCTGAGACAACCAGAGAATTTGTTCGCCAGGTCGGCCGCAACCTTCGTCTCGCTCGAAAGCGTCGCCGGAAGACCATCGAAGAGGTTGCCGGAATGGTCGGTGTTTCCGCGGCAACAATCAAGCGGGTCGAGGCAGGAGAGTCGGCGGTGAAGTTCGGAATATATCTGGCAATCGCCGAGGTCTTCCAGTTGACTGACACCATCCGCTTTGCGGAACCCGGGTCTGATGCGATCGGCATGACCATGGAGAAACAGCGGATGCCGCAGCGCATCAGAAAGAAAAAGGATTCCCGCCTTGATTTCTGA